One segment of Cynocephalus volans isolate mCynVol1 chromosome 8, mCynVol1.pri, whole genome shotgun sequence DNA contains the following:
- the PLA2G2D gene encoding group IID secretory phospholipase A2 produces the protein MELPLLCVLVVMAGVIPTQGGILNLNKMIKQVTGKTPIFSYWPYGCHCGLGGKGVPKDATDWCCQTHDCCYAHLKTQRCRIHMDHYQFNFSQGDIHCSDKGSWCEQQLCACDKEVAFCLKRNLDTYKKHLRYYLRFRCQGKTPEC, from the exons ATGGAGCTTCCCCTGCTGTGTGTACTGGTGGTGATGGCTG GTGTAATTCCAACCCAGGGCGGAATACTGAACCTGAACAAGATGATTAAGCAAGTGACTGGGAAGACGCCCATCTTCTCCTACTGGCCCTATGGCTGTCACTGTGGACTTGGGGGCAAAGGCGTTCCCAAAGATGCCACGGACTG GTGCTGCCAGACCCACGACTGCTGCTACGCCCACCTGAAGACTCAGCGATGCCGTATCCACATGGACCATTACCAGTTCAACTTTTCCCAGGGAGACATTCATTGCT CTGACAAGGGGAGCTGGTGTGAGCAGCAGCTGTGCGCCTGTGACAAGGAGGTGGCCTTCTGCCTGAAGCGCAACCTGGACACCTACAAGAAGCACCTGCGTTACTACCTGCGGTTCCGCTGCCAGGGCAAGACCCCTGAGTGCTAG